A window of Polaromonas hydrogenivorans contains these coding sequences:
- the purD gene encoding phosphoribosylamine--glycine ligase — MKVLVIGGGGREHALAWKLAQSPKVQAVYVAPGNGGTALDSRLENINITDVQALRAWAATEKIALTVVGPEQPLAAGIVDEFRKHGLRVFGPTKAAAQLESSKAFSKAFMKRHHIPTAEYETFTDAAAAHAYIDEKGAPIVVKADGLAAGKGVVVAMTLHKAHEAIEFMLAPDKEFNPLGVTHNEGGARVVIEEFLQGEEASFIVMCDGKNVAAMATSQDHKRLLDGDLGPNTGGMGAYSPAPVVTPDVHARAMREIILPTIKGMEKDGIPFTGFLYAGLMIDAHGKPKTLEFNCRMGDPETQPIMMRLKTDLFDVMMAATSGALDKMELEWDRRPALGVVMAAHGYPLHPRKGDAIHGLPLATEDAMVFHAGTQRQDGSIVTSGGRVLCVTALGGTVKAAQQRAYEVARGIDFDGAQYRKDIGYRAIKS, encoded by the coding sequence ATGAAAGTTTTAGTAATCGGTGGCGGCGGCCGTGAGCATGCGCTGGCCTGGAAACTGGCCCAGTCGCCGAAGGTACAGGCGGTTTATGTCGCGCCGGGCAATGGCGGAACGGCGTTAGATTCTCGGCTTGAGAACATAAATATCACGGATGTGCAAGCCCTGCGTGCATGGGCAGCTACTGAAAAGATAGCGCTGACGGTCGTTGGCCCCGAGCAGCCGCTGGCCGCTGGCATCGTCGATGAGTTCCGCAAGCATGGCCTGCGGGTGTTTGGCCCGACCAAGGCGGCCGCGCAACTGGAAAGCTCCAAGGCCTTTTCCAAGGCCTTCATGAAGCGCCACCATATTCCGACGGCGGAGTATGAGACCTTCACCGATGCGGCGGCGGCGCATGCCTATATCGATGAAAAGGGCGCGCCGATTGTCGTCAAGGCCGATGGCCTGGCGGCTGGCAAGGGCGTGGTGGTGGCGATGACGCTGCACAAGGCGCATGAGGCCATCGAGTTCATGCTGGCGCCCGACAAGGAATTCAACCCGCTGGGCGTGACGCACAACGAAGGCGGCGCGCGCGTCGTCATCGAGGAATTCCTGCAAGGCGAAGAAGCCAGTTTCATCGTCATGTGCGACGGCAAGAACGTGGCAGCCATGGCCACCAGCCAGGACCACAAGCGTCTGCTCGACGGCGACCTGGGTCCGAACACCGGCGGCATGGGCGCGTATTCGCCAGCCCCGGTGGTCACGCCCGATGTGCATGCCCGGGCGATGCGCGAAATCATCCTGCCGACCATCAAGGGCATGGAAAAGGACGGTATTCCGTTTACCGGCTTTTTGTACGCCGGCCTGATGATTGATGCCCACGGCAAGCCCAAGACGCTGGAGTTCAACTGCCGCATGGGCGACCCGGAAACCCAGCCCATCATGATGCGGCTGAAAACCGATCTGTTCGACGTGATGATGGCCGCCACCTCGGGTGCCCTCGACAAGATGGAACTGGAATGGGACCGTCGTCCGGCTTTGGGTGTGGTCATGGCCGCGCACGGTTATCCGCTGCATCCGCGCAAGGGCGATGCGATCCACGGTCTTCCGCTGGCAACCGAAGATGCCATGGTGTTTCACGCGGGCACGCAACGCCAGGATGGGTCCATCGTCACTTCCGGCGGCCGCGTGCTGTGCGTGACCGCCCTTGGCGGCACGGTCAAGGCCGCG
- a CDS encoding helicase HerA-like domain-containing protein, with the protein MADPLLIAKNSSTQCELLPALANRHGLITGATGTGKTVTLQTLAESFSRIGVPVFMADVKGDLTGISQAGTLGEKMAGILKERGIVAPDPLACPATLWDVFGEQGHPVRATVSDMGPLLLGRMLNLNETQEGVLNLVFKIADDNGLLLLDLKDLRAMLQYVGENAKDFTTKYGNVSAASVGAIQRGLMQIETQGGAKFFGEPMLNISDFMQTDSAGHGVVNILAADKLMHSPRLYATFLLWMLSELFEQLPEIGDPDKPKLVFFFDEAHLLFTDAPKALVERIELVVRLVRSKGVGVYFVTQNPLDIPDSVLAQLGNRVQHALRAYTPRDQKAVKATAQTMRQKPGLDIETAITELAVGEALVSFLDAKGRPSVTERVYVLPPGSQIGPISLPQRQQLLQDSLVAGVYEKEMDRVSAYEMLLERAGSAASPASTAPNGGAAGESAFGGMLGGLNDVLFGTTGPRGARHDGLAQSMARSAVRTMGSTVGREIIRGVLGSLFGGRKR; encoded by the coding sequence ATGGCCGATCCGCTCCTCATTGCCAAAAATTCCTCGACCCAATGCGAGCTTCTGCCTGCGCTGGCCAACCGGCATGGGCTGATCACCGGCGCCACCGGAACGGGAAAAACAGTCACCTTGCAGACCCTGGCCGAAAGCTTTTCCAGGATCGGCGTGCCCGTCTTCATGGCCGACGTGAAGGGCGACCTGACCGGCATCAGCCAGGCGGGCACGCTGGGCGAAAAAATGGCCGGCATCCTGAAAGAGCGCGGCATCGTCGCACCCGATCCCCTGGCCTGCCCGGCCACGCTGTGGGACGTGTTTGGCGAACAGGGCCATCCGGTGCGCGCCACCGTGTCCGACATGGGGCCGTTGCTGCTCGGCCGCATGCTCAACCTGAATGAGACGCAGGAAGGCGTCCTCAACCTGGTCTTCAAGATTGCCGACGACAACGGCCTGCTGCTGCTTGACCTGAAGGATTTGCGCGCCATGCTGCAGTACGTCGGTGAAAACGCCAAGGACTTCACGACGAAATACGGCAACGTCAGCGCCGCCAGCGTGGGCGCCATCCAGCGCGGGCTGATGCAGATCGAAACCCAGGGAGGCGCCAAATTCTTCGGCGAGCCGATGCTCAACATCAGCGACTTCATGCAGACCGACAGCGCCGGGCATGGCGTCGTCAACATCCTGGCTGCCGACAAGCTGATGCATTCGCCGCGCCTGTATGCCACTTTTTTACTGTGGATGCTGTCGGAGCTGTTCGAGCAGTTGCCCGAAATCGGCGACCCCGACAAGCCCAAGCTGGTGTTCTTTTTTGACGAGGCCCATTTGCTGTTCACCGATGCGCCAAAAGCGCTGGTCGAGCGCATCGAACTGGTGGTGCGGCTGGTGCGCTCCAAGGGCGTGGGTGTTTATTTCGTCACGCAAAATCCACTCGACATTCCGGACTCGGTCCTGGCCCAACTGGGCAACCGGGTGCAGCACGCCCTGCGCGCCTACACCCCGCGCGACCAGAAAGCGGTCAAGGCGACAGCCCAGACGATGCGGCAAAAGCCCGGGCTGGACATTGAAACCGCCATCACCGAACTCGCCGTGGGCGAAGCGCTGGTGAGTTTCCTGGATGCCAAAGGCCGCCCCAGCGTGACCGAGCGGGTTTACGTGCTGCCGCCCGGCAGCCAGATCGGTCCCATCTCGTTGCCCCAACGCCAGCAGTTGCTGCAGGACTCGCTGGTGGCCGGCGTGTATGAAAAAGAAATGGATCGGGTATCAGCTTACGAAATGCTTCTGGAGCGTGCTGGCTCTGCAGCCAGCCCGGCCTCTACAGCGCCCAACGGCGGCGCGGCGGGCGAGTCGGCGTTTGGCGGCATGCTGGGCGGACTCAATGACGTGCTGTTTGGCACCACGGGACCGCGCGGCGCCAGGCATGACGGCCTGGCACAAAGCATGGCCAGGTCCGCCGTTCGCACCATGGGCTCTACCGTAGGCCGCGAAATCATCCGCGGCGTACTGGGCAGCCTGTTTGGCGGCAGGAAACGCTGA
- a CDS encoding YebC/PmpR family DNA-binding transcriptional regulator, protein MAGHSKWANIQHRKGRQDDKRGKIWTRVIREIMVAARLGGGDLATNPRLRLAVEKAKAANLAADTVKRNIDKATGNLEGVHYEEVRYEGYGIGGAAILVDCMTDNKVRTVAEVRHAFSKHGGNMGTEGSVVFQFKHCGQMIFAPGTSEDKVMEVALEAGADDVIAHEDGAIEVLTPYTELESVKNALEAAGLTPELAEVTMRADNTIELTGEDAQKMQKLLDVLEDMDDTQEVFHNAELSE, encoded by the coding sequence GTGGCTGGTCATAGTAAATGGGCGAATATTCAGCACCGCAAGGGTCGCCAGGACGACAAACGCGGCAAGATCTGGACGCGGGTCATCCGCGAAATCATGGTGGCCGCACGCCTGGGCGGCGGTGACCTGGCGACCAATCCACGCTTGCGCCTGGCGGTTGAGAAGGCAAAGGCGGCCAACCTGGCGGCCGACACGGTCAAGCGCAACATCGACAAGGCCACGGGCAACCTCGAAGGCGTTCACTACGAGGAAGTTCGTTATGAAGGCTATGGCATTGGCGGCGCGGCGATTCTGGTCGATTGCATGACCGACAACAAGGTGCGCACGGTGGCCGAAGTTCGCCATGCGTTTTCCAAGCACGGCGGCAACATGGGCACCGAAGGCTCGGTGGTGTTCCAGTTCAAGCACTGCGGCCAGATGATTTTTGCGCCCGGCACGAGCGAAGACAAGGTCATGGAGGTGGCTTTGGAGGCCGGTGCCGACGATGTGATCGCGCATGAAGACGGCGCGATTGAAGTGCTGACGCCTTACACCGAGCTTGAAAGCGTCAAGAACGCGCTGGAAGCGGCCGGCTTGACGCCCGAGTTGGCCGAAGTCACCATGCGCGCCGACAACACGATTGAACTGACGGGCGAAGATGCCCAGAAGATGCAAAAGCTGCTGGATGTGCTGGAAGATATGGACGACACGCAGGAAGTCTTCCACAACGCCGAGCTTTCCGAATAA